In bacterium, a single genomic region encodes these proteins:
- a CDS encoding four helix bundle protein, whose translation MNSANYKTDLRERCYKFSLDIISLTDFLPNKRSAWVITDQLIRSATSVGANIIEARASSSRLEFKKFYEISLKSANETKYWLGLLRDTKLADANRVNNLLSEVTEISNMLASGVLKLKNKKF comes from the coding sequence ATGAACAGCGCAAATTATAAAACAGACTTGCGAGAAAGATGCTATAAATTTAGCCTAGACATAATATCCTTAACTGACTTTTTGCCTAACAAAAGAAGCGCTTGGGTAATAACCGATCAACTTATTCGTTCGGCTACTTCCGTAGGTGCCAATATTATAGAAGCAAGGGCGTCAAGTTCTCGCCTAGAGTTTAAAAAATTTTATGAAATTTCTTTAAAATCCGCGAATGAAACTAAATACTGGTTAGGATTGCTTCGTGATACAAAGCTAGCCGACGCAAACAGGGTTAATAATTTATTAAGCGAAGTTACGGAAATATCCAATATGCTTGCTAGCGGAGTTTTAAAACTAAAAAATAAGAAATTTTGA